The proteins below are encoded in one region of Fibrella aestuarina BUZ 2:
- a CDS encoding Fic family protein: MYIYQRHDWPAFHWDQEYVSRPLAQVRYRQGRLIGHMTALGFSLQNEAMLDTLTLDVLKSNEIEGELLNAEQVRSSIARRLGIETFGLVAVDRDVEGIVDVLFDATQRFTELLTGDRLFDWHAALFPTGRSGMHRITVANWRTQEAGPMQVVSGASGREIVHFQAPDSAIVGAEMQQFIDWFNADVPIDPVLKAAVAHLWFVTVHPFDDGNGRLARTIADMQLARADRSHRRFYSMSAQIRKERNAYYAVLERTQRGDLNITDWLSWFLGCLDRALSAAEAGLAVVLRKARYWEWLHTKSLNDRQRLLINKLLDGFDGKLTSSKWAKIAKCSQDTALRDIQSLLEQGVLEKEAGGGRSTSYCLIDLPANGLDGYGPQP; the protein is encoded by the coding sequence ATGTACATCTACCAAAGACACGATTGGCCCGCTTTTCACTGGGATCAGGAATACGTATCGAGGCCACTGGCTCAGGTGCGGTACAGGCAGGGAAGGCTTATTGGCCACATGACGGCATTAGGTTTTTCGCTTCAAAATGAGGCGATGCTGGATACTCTGACGCTCGATGTCCTGAAATCGAACGAAATCGAAGGGGAGCTCCTCAACGCCGAACAGGTACGTTCGTCGATTGCAAGACGGTTGGGGATCGAGACGTTTGGGCTGGTTGCTGTCGACCGTGACGTAGAAGGCATTGTCGATGTCCTTTTTGATGCGACGCAGCGGTTTACTGAGTTGTTGACCGGGGATCGCTTGTTCGACTGGCATGCCGCCCTATTTCCGACTGGGCGCAGTGGCATGCACCGCATTACAGTGGCGAACTGGCGCACCCAGGAAGCTGGCCCAATGCAGGTGGTATCGGGCGCGTCTGGCCGGGAAATTGTGCATTTTCAGGCACCTGATTCGGCTATAGTGGGTGCTGAAATGCAGCAGTTTATCGATTGGTTTAATGCCGATGTACCAATTGACCCCGTGTTGAAAGCCGCCGTTGCCCACCTGTGGTTTGTAACCGTGCACCCCTTTGATGACGGGAACGGTCGGCTAGCCCGCACTATCGCTGACATGCAGTTGGCGAGGGCTGATCGTAGTCATAGGCGTTTCTATAGCATGTCGGCGCAGATTCGTAAAGAGCGTAACGCCTATTATGCTGTACTCGAACGCACTCAACGCGGTGATTTGAACATTACCGATTGGTTAAGCTGGTTTCTAGGCTGTCTGGACAGAGCCCTATCGGCTGCCGAAGCGGGGCTGGCAGTAGTGCTACGGAAAGCACGCTACTGGGAATGGTTGCACACCAAATCGCTCAATGACCGTCAGCGACTGCTCATCAACAAATTGCTGGACGGTTTCGATGGAAAACTCACTTCCTCCAAGTGGGCGAAGATTGCCAAATGCTCGCAGGATACGGCACTGCGCGATATTCAGTCTTTGCTGGAACAAGGCGTTCTGGAAAAAGAAGCAGGGGGCGGGCGAAGTACAAGTTACTGCTTGATTGATTTGCCAGCCAATGGGTTGGATGGATACGGCCCTCAGCCATAA
- a CDS encoding nucleotidyltransferase family protein, translated as MTTASYSLTTEHAHLLRAALCPPDEALAHWQAWRKIRNLHAASPAPESVKRAFTLLDGSAQQLLPMICRKLEQSDDALMGYLQQAYETTLHENQRRLRVMSTALQALRQANVASLLLGSLPLSLTHYGDMGMRAMDKLSLLIPTEKTDVALAALRQQQLLPSTVGLRHRRQLASLLLTGPDGVGIRLHWHTLPQHTYAGADDPFWADASQLELPTGLPALTLSPTHLLFQTLVVGYQGGRRTALPAMPDSMQLIRTGQIVWDELLDLTERFTFRIPVRRGLMALQTHADLVLPPAVQHRLRQMVPTVAEQRYFDLLSSIPKNPLSQRFQRLRCSRLALRLFHQNRSRESLRTVVWHHLNPRLAWPEGEWSR; from the coding sequence ATGACCACCGCTTCCTACTCCCTGACGACCGAACACGCCCATTTACTCCGGGCCGCTCTTTGCCCGCCCGACGAAGCTCTGGCGCACTGGCAGGCGTGGCGAAAGATTCGCAACCTGCATGCTGCTTCGCCCGCGCCTGAGTCGGTGAAACGCGCTTTTACCCTGCTCGACGGCAGCGCGCAGCAATTGCTGCCGATGATCTGCCGCAAGCTGGAGCAGTCGGACGACGCGCTGATGGGCTACTTACAGCAAGCCTATGAGACAACGCTGCACGAGAACCAACGCCGACTACGGGTAATGAGTACAGCCCTCCAGGCGCTTCGGCAGGCCAATGTGGCGTCGTTGTTGCTGGGCAGCCTGCCACTGTCATTGACACATTACGGTGATATGGGCATGCGGGCCATGGATAAACTGTCGCTGCTGATCCCGACCGAAAAGACCGATGTCGCGTTGGCTGCCCTGCGTCAGCAGCAGTTGCTGCCGTCGACCGTTGGGTTGCGGCACCGGCGCCAACTAGCTTCACTACTTCTGACGGGACCGGACGGGGTCGGCATACGGCTGCATTGGCATACCTTGCCCCAGCACACGTATGCCGGTGCCGACGATCCCTTCTGGGCCGATGCGAGTCAACTCGAGTTGCCAACAGGATTACCCGCTCTAACCCTCTCGCCCACGCACCTGCTCTTTCAGACGCTGGTTGTTGGCTATCAGGGAGGCCGCCGGACGGCGTTACCTGCCATGCCCGACAGCATGCAACTCATCCGGACCGGGCAGATCGTGTGGGATGAATTGCTCGACCTGACCGAACGCTTTACGTTCCGTATCCCGGTGCGCCGGGGCTTGATGGCCCTGCAAACGCACGCCGATCTGGTTTTGCCACCTGCCGTGCAGCATCGGCTGCGTCAGATGGTGCCGACGGTGGCCGAGCAGCGCTATTTCGATTTACTCAGTTCCATTCCGAAAAACCCGCTGAGCCAGCGTTTTCAGCGCCTGCGCTGTAGCCGACTAGCATTGCGGCTTTTTCATCAGAACAGGTCGCGGGAGTCGTTGCGCACCGTGGTCTGGCACCACCTAAATCCCCGCCTGGCCTGGCCCGAGGGGGAGTGGTCGCGTTGA
- a CDS encoding amidohydrolase family protein: MRIFFFFLFVSLVNTVVGQELVSNRAREIVFVGVNVIPMDRERVLTNQTVTISDGRITGIYPSKQSIKRGSESLYIDGTGKYLVPGWAEMHAHIPPIDDMEPMKDVLMLYLVNGITTIRGMLGHPRHLELRSQVNDGTVLGPHVYTTGPSFNGQTVKTPERGAEMVREQKAAGYDFLKLHPGLTNQTFPAIARTAKEVGIPFVGHVSFNVGVWRAIDARYSSIDHLDGFIEAITPGSDTLAEPETGLFGAWIADRTDEARIPKLIAALRGTNIRVVPTQALAERWLSAQPAEAYTNAPEMRYMKPQEITNWVNAKTNYLNSPNFTKAKADRLIQVRRKLIYECQKNGIPLLLGSDAPQVFNVPGFSIHHEMQYMVDAGLTPYQTLRAGTVNVADYLNKPDWGTIKVGNVSDLVLLRANPLINIGNTRQIEGVMMGTNWLPKSYIDQTLSRLSRQ; this comes from the coding sequence ATGCGCATCTTCTTTTTCTTTCTCTTTGTCTCGCTCGTCAATACCGTTGTCGGGCAGGAACTGGTCAGCAACCGGGCTCGGGAGATCGTTTTTGTGGGCGTCAATGTTATTCCAATGGACCGGGAGCGGGTGCTGACCAACCAGACTGTGACGATCAGTGATGGTCGGATCACGGGCATCTATCCTAGTAAGCAGTCCATCAAACGCGGCAGTGAGTCGCTTTATATTGACGGCACGGGTAAATACCTGGTACCCGGTTGGGCCGAAATGCACGCCCATATCCCGCCCATCGATGATATGGAACCGATGAAAGACGTGCTGATGCTGTATCTGGTCAACGGGATCACGACGATCCGGGGCATGCTCGGCCACCCGCGACACCTCGAACTGCGCAGCCAGGTCAACGACGGTACGGTGCTGGGGCCGCATGTGTATACCACTGGCCCCTCCTTCAACGGGCAGACGGTGAAAACGCCGGAACGTGGCGCCGAGATGGTGCGCGAGCAAAAAGCGGCGGGCTACGATTTCCTTAAACTCCATCCCGGTCTTACCAATCAGACCTTCCCAGCCATTGCCCGCACAGCAAAAGAGGTTGGTATTCCGTTTGTTGGGCATGTGTCGTTCAACGTGGGCGTGTGGCGGGCTATCGACGCCCGGTATTCGTCTATCGATCACCTCGATGGGTTTATCGAAGCCATTACGCCAGGCAGCGACACCCTGGCGGAGCCCGAAACGGGGTTGTTTGGCGCCTGGATCGCCGATCGCACCGACGAGGCCCGCATTCCGAAGTTAATCGCCGCCCTGCGCGGGACCAACATTCGGGTGGTGCCGACGCAGGCGCTGGCCGAACGGTGGCTGTCGGCGCAACCCGCTGAAGCATACACCAATGCGCCAGAAATGCGTTACATGAAGCCGCAGGAGATTACGAACTGGGTCAACGCCAAAACCAACTACCTCAACAGCCCTAACTTCACCAAAGCCAAGGCCGACCGGCTGATTCAGGTACGTCGGAAACTGATTTACGAATGTCAGAAGAATGGCATTCCGCTGTTGCTTGGCTCCGATGCGCCGCAGGTCTTCAACGTGCCTGGCTTTTCCATTCACCACGAAATGCAATACATGGTCGACGCGGGCCTTACCCCCTACCAAACCCTGCGCGCCGGAACGGTCAACGTAGCCGACTACCTCAACAAACCGGATTGGGGCACCATCAAAGTCGGTAATGTATCGGATCTGGTCTTGCTACGTGCTAACCCACTCATCAACATCGGGAATACCCGGCAGATCGAGGGTGTCATGATGGGTACCAACTGGCTCCCCAAATCCTATATAGACCAAACGCTCAGCCGCTTGTCACGGCAATAG
- a CDS encoding DUF6600 domain-containing protein, translating into MKRAAIFQLAVAGLVLSVAGGLTSCAQGSYGQQPGYGQQPGYGQQPYDQGYDQYGQYNQQGNPDFYGQLSPYGQWVNTPEYGRVWIPGNVDRNFQPYASNGHWVWTEYGNTWVSDYAWGWAPFHYGRWYQDPRMGWAWVPGYDWGPAWVSWRSGAGYYGWAPLSPGLNINVNVNIPANYWVFVPEVYIGSPRLYSYCVPRPQVVNIYRNTTIINNVYRVDNRVYGYGPRREDIERVTRRPVPVYRVENTGRPGRDEVRGDAVGIYRPNGGRTSGPSDANRSGRGSSRTYNEPFNNGNTTPRDGGYNRGRGNAGTYGSPTPNPTGGGYEAPRSTPTDPSPSYPSGGYGSSRGSRGRSGYEGQPQSQPSQPSPQPSPQPSPQQTYPQPSQQPAPQREWGNRRAEGGSYQQREVNPADAGRQQQLPRGGTEPRGQGQPGGEYRSGRGSSRGNQ; encoded by the coding sequence ATGAAACGAGCAGCGATTTTTCAACTAGCGGTAGCCGGACTGGTACTGAGTGTAGCCGGTGGGCTTACCTCCTGTGCGCAGGGTAGTTATGGTCAGCAACCGGGCTATGGGCAACAGCCTGGCTATGGTCAGCAGCCCTACGATCAGGGGTATGATCAATACGGGCAATACAATCAGCAGGGCAACCCCGATTTCTACGGTCAGTTGAGCCCCTACGGCCAGTGGGTCAACACACCCGAATATGGCCGCGTCTGGATTCCGGGTAACGTCGATCGGAATTTCCAGCCCTACGCCTCCAACGGGCACTGGGTCTGGACCGAATACGGCAACACCTGGGTGTCTGACTACGCCTGGGGTTGGGCACCTTTCCATTACGGACGCTGGTATCAGGACCCCCGGATGGGCTGGGCCTGGGTGCCGGGCTACGATTGGGGCCCCGCCTGGGTATCGTGGCGGTCAGGAGCTGGCTATTATGGCTGGGCACCGCTGAGCCCTGGCCTCAATATCAACGTGAACGTCAACATCCCGGCCAATTACTGGGTGTTCGTACCGGAGGTGTACATTGGCAGCCCGCGTCTCTACAGCTACTGCGTGCCACGCCCGCAGGTGGTGAACATCTACCGCAATACGACCATTATCAACAACGTGTACCGGGTCGACAACCGGGTGTATGGCTACGGCCCGCGGCGGGAAGACATCGAGCGGGTAACGCGCCGCCCTGTACCCGTATACCGCGTTGAAAACACGGGTCGGCCGGGCCGCGATGAAGTGCGGGGCGATGCCGTGGGGATCTACCGACCCAATGGGGGTCGTACCTCTGGACCGTCGGATGCCAACCGCAGTGGTCGGGGTAGCAGCCGCACCTACAACGAGCCCTTCAACAACGGAAACACAACGCCGCGCGACGGTGGCTACAACCGGGGCCGGGGCAATGCCGGTACGTATGGCAGCCCGACGCCCAACCCAACCGGCGGAGGCTACGAAGCTCCTCGCAGTACCCCTACCGACCCGTCGCCGTCGTATCCCTCGGGTGGCTATGGCTCATCGCGGGGCAGTCGGGGCCGCTCGGGCTACGAAGGACAACCCCAGTCGCAACCGAGTCAACCTTCGCCGCAGCCGTCGCCACAGCCTTCACCGCAGCAAACGTACCCGCAGCCCAGCCAACAGCCGGCGCCGCAGCGCGAGTGGGGCAATCGCCGGGCTGAGGGGGGCAGTTATCAACAGCGGGAAGTAAACCCCGCTGATGCCGGTCGGCAGCAACAATTGCCCCGCGGCGGCACCGAACCGCGCGGACAAGGTCAACCCGGCGGGGAGTATCGCAGCGGCCGTGGTAGCTCACGCGGCAATCAGTAA
- a CDS encoding DUF1501 domain-containing protein, with protein MNRRHFLQHATAALALPVFLDGFGANAFGQPTSALMQTLANLATATDRVLVLIQLAGGNDGLNMVVPLDQMSQYNSLRANIALPESKVLRLANNTATGLHPAMTGLQRLYNDGLLSIVHSVAYPTPSFSHFRASDIWFTGADANQTLLTGWAGRYLEGEWPGYPTGYPTADMPDPLAIQIGYITSTAFAGPGGPLAVAIPNPDTFAQLVGDKPVVDTEPVANTVAGRHISFIRQQQVSSVQYAAQIKTAAGKGKNLTTYPASNGLADQLKIVARLIHGGLQTRVYYVTIGGFDTHAGQVVATDTTTGPHANLMKQLSEAIKAFQDDLKLQGVDHRVAGMTFSEFGRRAVSNGSFGTDHGLAAPLFVFGKGVKTPVIGKNPSLTDLDNSNIKMQTDFRQVYATLLTDWLGASKADMTTVLQRSFDNVPIFRQVITATEPLAPTLRVYPNPATAAVTLEADAFASSTGTVRVHDAAGRSTNVPSTRLSDRLLGLNVQQLPAGVYVVTVDTNGQRLSARLVVAR; from the coding sequence ATGAACCGCCGACATTTTTTACAGCATGCTACTGCCGCCCTGGCATTGCCCGTTTTTCTGGACGGTTTCGGGGCCAACGCATTCGGGCAACCCACGTCGGCCCTGATGCAGACGCTGGCCAATCTGGCTACGGCTACCGACCGGGTTTTGGTGCTGATTCAGTTGGCGGGGGGCAATGACGGCCTCAATATGGTGGTACCGCTCGATCAGATGAGCCAATACAATAGCCTGCGGGCCAACATTGCCCTGCCCGAAAGCAAGGTGCTCCGCCTCGCCAACAACACCGCGACGGGCCTCCACCCGGCTATGACGGGCTTGCAACGGCTTTACAACGACGGGCTGCTCTCGATTGTGCACAGTGTGGCGTATCCGACACCCAGCTTTTCGCACTTTCGGGCCAGCGACATCTGGTTTACGGGGGCCGACGCCAACCAAACCCTCCTTACGGGTTGGGCCGGGCGTTATCTGGAAGGCGAATGGCCCGGTTACCCGACGGGTTACCCCACCGCCGATATGCCCGATCCGCTGGCTATCCAGATTGGCTACATCACCAGCACGGCCTTTGCCGGACCGGGTGGCCCATTGGCCGTCGCCATTCCTAACCCCGACACCTTTGCCCAATTGGTTGGCGATAAGCCGGTGGTCGACACCGAACCCGTTGCCAACACAGTAGCGGGCCGCCACATCAGCTTCATCCGGCAGCAGCAGGTCTCGTCGGTGCAGTACGCGGCGCAGATCAAAACGGCGGCGGGCAAAGGCAAGAATCTGACCACGTACCCAGCCAGCAATGGCCTGGCCGATCAGCTCAAAATTGTGGCGCGCCTTATTCACGGCGGGCTACAAACCCGCGTTTATTACGTGACCATCGGCGGCTTCGATACGCATGCCGGGCAGGTCGTCGCCACCGACACCACGACCGGGCCCCACGCCAACCTGATGAAGCAACTGTCAGAGGCTATCAAGGCGTTTCAGGACGATCTGAAGCTGCAGGGCGTCGACCACCGCGTGGCCGGCATGACGTTCTCGGAGTTTGGTAGGCGGGCGGTTTCCAACGGTAGTTTTGGCACCGACCACGGCCTCGCGGCACCGCTGTTTGTATTTGGCAAAGGGGTGAAAACGCCCGTCATCGGCAAGAACCCAAGCCTCACCGACCTCGATAACAGCAACATAAAAATGCAGACCGATTTTCGGCAGGTTTATGCCACGCTGCTGACCGACTGGCTGGGAGCCAGCAAAGCCGACATGACCACGGTGCTCCAACGCAGTTTCGACAACGTACCCATCTTCAGGCAAGTCATTACAGCCACCGAACCGCTCGCCCCGACCCTGCGCGTTTACCCAAACCCTGCCACCGCCGCCGTCACGCTCGAAGCCGATGCGTTTGCCAGCAGCACCGGAACCGTGCGGGTCCACGATGCCGCCGGTCGCTCAACCAACGTACCCAGCACCCGCCTCTCCGATCGCCTGCTCGGTCTAAACGTGCAACAACTACCCGCCGGAGTTTACGTCGTCACGGTCGACACCAACGGCCAACGCCTTTCAGCCCGGCTCGTCGTGGCGCGATAA
- a CDS encoding serine hydrolase domain-containing protein, translating to MHLNRRHFLQQLGVGALTLGAATSGLANASSGLYSLFSPARALKLPRGLPGANGVNAAKLLDFVKAVESANLNLHSVMVLRHGKVVSEGWWAPYAPELKHTLYSLSKSFTSTAVGMAVAEGKLTVDDKVISFFKDDLPATVSENLAAMRVKDLLTMSTGHDTEPTGKMRTDGNTNWPKAFLAHPVEHKPGTHFVYNSGATYMLSAIVQKLTGQPVLTYLKPRLFAPLGIEGADWEVDPKGVNVGGWGLRVKTEDIAKFGQLYLQKGVWNGKRLLPEAWINDATRYEVMSAGGKRKAEENDWLQGYGYQFWRCRHDAYRGDGAYGQYCIVMPKQDAVIAITSETGDMQAVLDAVWDHILPAMDGAGSADAKPLTQTLSQLAVLLPVQEGRSSLASTISGQTYAFADNSLKAQSASLTFGKDGVIFKLHDDRGDHQVLCGINRWATSDSTFSAMPLKLVETPVPGETKTRVAGTGGWQDANTFVMTWRFIETAHYETVTCQFGADNTLSVAFESSLAKLTKTKDKRPVLQGKLRESVGMKKA from the coding sequence ATGCACCTCAACCGCCGACATTTTCTACAGCAACTGGGCGTTGGCGCCCTTACGCTTGGTGCAGCCACCTCCGGACTGGCCAACGCCTCTTCTGGGCTGTACAGCCTGTTCTCGCCAGCGCGCGCGCTTAAGCTCCCCCGTGGTCTGCCCGGCGCCAATGGCGTCAACGCGGCCAAACTGCTCGACTTCGTGAAGGCGGTCGAATCGGCCAACCTGAACCTGCACAGTGTCATGGTGCTGCGGCATGGAAAAGTGGTGTCCGAAGGCTGGTGGGCCCCCTACGCGCCCGAACTCAAGCACACGCTCTATTCGCTTAGCAAAAGTTTCACGTCGACGGCGGTCGGGATGGCCGTTGCCGAAGGTAAACTGACGGTCGACGACAAGGTGATTTCGTTTTTTAAAGACGATCTGCCCGCAACGGTGAGCGAGAACCTGGCCGCCATGCGCGTCAAAGACCTGCTCACCATGTCGACGGGCCACGATACCGAACCAACGGGCAAGATGCGCACCGACGGCAACACCAACTGGCCCAAAGCCTTTCTGGCGCACCCCGTCGAGCATAAGCCGGGCACGCATTTCGTCTATAATAGCGGGGCGACCTACATGCTCTCGGCCATTGTGCAGAAGCTGACTGGCCAACCCGTGCTCACGTACCTGAAACCACGACTGTTTGCCCCGTTGGGCATCGAAGGTGCCGACTGGGAAGTCGATCCGAAGGGCGTCAACGTGGGGGGCTGGGGCCTGCGGGTGAAGACGGAAGACATTGCCAAGTTTGGCCAGTTGTACCTGCAAAAGGGCGTCTGGAATGGCAAGCGCCTCCTGCCCGAAGCCTGGATCAACGACGCTACCCGCTACGAAGTAATGTCGGCCGGGGGCAAGCGCAAAGCCGAGGAAAACGACTGGCTACAGGGCTACGGCTACCAATTCTGGCGCTGCCGCCACGATGCCTACCGGGGCGACGGCGCCTACGGCCAGTATTGCATTGTGATGCCCAAGCAGGACGCCGTCATTGCCATCACCTCCGAAACCGGCGATATGCAGGCGGTGCTCGATGCCGTTTGGGATCACATTCTACCCGCTATGGACGGCGCCGGTTCGGCCGATGCCAAACCATTGACCCAGACGCTGAGCCAACTCGCGGTACTCCTGCCCGTGCAGGAAGGCCGTTCGTCGCTGGCATCGACCATCAGCGGGCAAACCTACGCCTTCGCCGACAATAGCCTGAAGGCCCAATCGGCCTCGCTGACGTTTGGCAAGGATGGCGTCATTTTCAAACTTCACGACGACCGGGGCGATCATCAGGTGCTGTGCGGTATCAACCGCTGGGCCACCAGCGACTCCACCTTTTCGGCCATGCCGCTGAAACTGGTCGAGACGCCCGTGCCCGGCGAAACCAAAACACGCGTGGCGGGCACCGGCGGCTGGCAGGATGCCAACACCTTCGTAATGACGTGGCGCTTCATCGAAACGGCTCACTACGAAACCGTCACTTGCCAGTTTGGGGCTGACAATACCCTGTCAGTCGCTTTCGAGAGCAGCTTGGCCAAACTCACCAAGACTAAAGACAAACGCCCCGTTTTGCAGGGCAAACTCCGCGAGTCGGTTGGCATGAAAAAGGCCTAA
- a CDS encoding DUF1800 domain-containing protein — protein MALTDPFRKPLTQAQAAHLLRRATLGPTPAQIRQFTGQTPQTALQTLLATSPTPTPPIDPTTLKPFNTLAFSQPLQGTWQSATKYWWLGLMLNEGTSLREKMTLFWQNHFVSTFAVVNDARYMYRQNALLRRHALGNFRSFVIDVTKDPAMLRYLNGNQNIVGKPNENYARELQELFTIGATNPITGTRNYSEDDVKAAARVLTGWTDTGYRSETTADMTATFRAAQHDTTDKPFSAAYGNTVIKGRSGTTAGDAELGDLVDMILKQPETARFIVRKLYRWFINADIPATIEQGFIEPLAALFRKDYELKPVLTALLTSEHFFDDALRGAMIKAPVELTIGTLRYFGLAAPDPVANATGFTALMAYLQARTNEQQQNVMDQPSVFGWRPYYDVGFYELWINSTTLALRSRFANEVSAGAVKYGTDRITFDLIAQAKLTSDPADPVKLIDEWTALLFATQLTQNQRDFLIDSVLMVGVPRYEWATIWTDYMAAPTNPARLNAVRTRLTNLLTYMLSMAEYQLN, from the coding sequence ATGGCCCTTACTGACCCTTTTCGGAAACCACTAACGCAGGCGCAAGCGGCTCACTTACTCCGGCGAGCGACCCTGGGCCCGACCCCGGCGCAGATCAGGCAGTTTACGGGGCAAACCCCGCAGACCGCCCTACAGACGCTGCTGGCAACTTCCCCAACGCCAACCCCGCCCATCGACCCGACCACCCTCAAGCCTTTCAACACCCTGGCTTTCAGTCAACCCTTGCAGGGCACGTGGCAGTCGGCAACCAAATACTGGTGGCTGGGCCTCATGCTGAACGAAGGGACGTCGCTACGCGAAAAAATGACGCTGTTCTGGCAGAATCACTTTGTTTCCACCTTTGCCGTAGTCAATGATGCCCGGTATATGTATCGGCAAAACGCGCTGCTTCGCCGCCACGCGCTGGGTAATTTCCGGTCGTTCGTGATCGACGTGACCAAAGACCCGGCTATGCTGCGCTACCTCAATGGCAACCAGAACATCGTCGGCAAGCCCAACGAAAACTACGCCCGCGAGCTACAGGAGTTGTTTACCATCGGGGCCACTAACCCGATTACGGGCACCCGGAATTACTCAGAAGACGACGTCAAGGCGGCCGCGCGGGTGCTCACGGGCTGGACCGACACCGGCTACCGCAGCGAAACCACCGCCGATATGACCGCTACCTTCCGGGCCGCCCAGCACGACACCACTGACAAGCCATTTTCGGCGGCTTACGGCAACACCGTCATTAAAGGCCGGAGTGGCACCACCGCAGGCGACGCCGAACTGGGCGACCTGGTCGACATGATCCTTAAACAGCCCGAAACGGCCCGTTTTATCGTTCGGAAACTGTACCGCTGGTTTATCAATGCCGATATTCCAGCCACCATCGAGCAGGGCTTCATCGAACCACTGGCGGCGCTGTTTCGGAAAGATTATGAGCTGAAACCTGTGCTAACCGCCCTACTGACGAGCGAACATTTTTTCGACGACGCCCTCCGGGGCGCTATGATCAAAGCCCCCGTCGAGCTGACGATCGGCACGTTGCGCTACTTTGGGCTGGCCGCGCCCGACCCCGTCGCCAACGCTACGGGCTTTACGGCGCTGATGGCCTACCTACAGGCCCGCACTAATGAGCAGCAACAAAACGTAATGGACCAGCCCAGCGTATTTGGCTGGCGACCGTATTACGACGTTGGGTTCTACGAACTCTGGATCAACAGCACCACGCTGGCCCTGCGCAGCCGGTTTGCCAATGAAGTGAGCGCGGGCGCAGTGAAGTACGGCACCGACCGGATCACCTTCGATCTGATCGCGCAGGCCAAACTTACCAGCGACCCCGCCGACCCCGTCAAGCTTATCGACGAGTGGACTGCCCTCCTGTTTGCCACTCAGCTAACGCAAAACCAGCGCGATTTCCTGATCGATAGTGTCCTGATGGTCGGCGTACCGCGCTACGAATGGGCCACGATCTGGACCGATTACATGGCCGCTCCTACCAATCCGGCTCGCCTGAACGCCGTGCGTACGCGCCTTACCAACCTGCTCACCTACATGCTCAGCATGGCCGAGTATCAACTTAACTAA
- a CDS encoding glycoside hydrolase family 5 protein, with the protein MSQLRVQGNQFVTAEGRSMVFRGLNASDPDKLERSGHWDKSYFEEMKRWGATLVRFPVHPAAWRSRGAKQYLDLLDKGVAWAGDLGMYVIIDWHSIGNLKNEMYQSPNYETTRKESFEFWRTLSDHYKGNTTVAFFELFNEPTVMGGKLGTCSWTEWKTLMEETITIIRANGSTAIPLVAGFNWAYDLKEVAQNPINAEGIGYVSHPYPMKRPKPWEPQWTADWGFVAEKYPLILTEIGFCGADDRGAHVPVISDESYGDAITQYCATNGISYVVWVFDPQWAPMLFSDWNYTPTRQGRYFKKAMQAPPGKL; encoded by the coding sequence ATGAGCCAGTTACGGGTTCAGGGCAATCAGTTTGTCACGGCCGAGGGCCGGTCGATGGTGTTCCGGGGCCTCAACGCCAGCGACCCCGATAAGCTGGAGCGGAGTGGTCATTGGGATAAGTCGTATTTCGAGGAAATGAAACGCTGGGGCGCCACGCTGGTTCGCTTTCCGGTACACCCGGCGGCCTGGCGAAGTCGGGGGGCCAAGCAGTACCTCGACCTGCTCGACAAGGGCGTGGCCTGGGCGGGCGACTTGGGCATGTACGTCATCATCGACTGGCACAGCATCGGTAACCTGAAGAACGAGATGTACCAGAGTCCGAACTACGAAACCACGCGCAAAGAGTCGTTTGAGTTCTGGCGCACCCTGTCGGATCACTACAAAGGCAACACGACGGTTGCCTTCTTCGAACTGTTCAACGAACCGACCGTTATGGGCGGGAAGCTGGGCACCTGTAGCTGGACGGAGTGGAAAACGTTGATGGAAGAAACCATCACCATCATCCGGGCCAATGGCAGCACCGCCATACCGCTCGTGGCGGGTTTCAACTGGGCGTATGACCTGAAAGAGGTAGCCCAAAACCCGATCAACGCCGAGGGCATTGGGTACGTTAGCCACCCCTACCCCATGAAGCGCCCGAAACCCTGGGAGCCCCAATGGACCGCCGACTGGGGCTTCGTGGCCGAAAAATACCCGCTCATCCTGACCGAAATTGGGTTTTGCGGTGCCGACGACCGGGGCGCACACGTACCCGTGATCAGCGATGAGTCATACGGCGACGCGATTACGCAATATTGCGCCACCAATGGTATCTCCTATGTGGTCTGGGTGTTCGATCCGCAATGGGCTCCCATGCTCTTCAGCGACTGGAACTACACCCCAACCCGGCAGGGACGCTATTTCAAGAAAGCCATGCAGGCCCCACCCGGCAAGTTGTAA